The following are from one region of the Leptospira neocaledonica genome:
- a CDS encoding transglycosylase domain-containing protein: MNIKDRILGILASILQYSKTNWRSLLKYSVISGIVIFSFLIGGSYVVWLTKQEEVARNLETFQREVSDAYDPNEIKPIRILDKNGKLIGEFSRRKFRPIRTDNLTNHGNIIWALLSSEDRDFYEHSGVNFTALLRAVIVNLTTFQKQGGSTLTQQLAKLTLDLGARNVFNKLTEFYCTFYLESKFDKNTILAMYLNRIFLGEGNTGVEEASRYYFNKPAYELTPAEAALLVGTIPAPSNYNAVRNPKIALKRQKMVMTVMGKNQNLHPNPKSIEKDFEKKVDANIRKFRSFYAVEETKEEEDKVVITSEIGKYGFDKDFTINLASDFNFGIRQFVIENFSEIDLESRGMNVYTTLDYDKQEAAERSLREGIEAVRKKLSEDKANYVKAGKTEEVSKQNKIIENMNGSLISINPTNGYVEAMVGSYKISNIFRLNRAVSAVRQPGSVIKGLVYLMAFEKRIATPTSIVVDEPIKIRGYAPKNWYKGHRGAMQVRTAFAQSVNTIAVKFMDEIGVGDFIHTLGKILDLDSSELSRRFQHNLTLALGSGELSPKELATVYATIANNGKKVKPVEILRITDFEGSELYVNLLPDPKEAEQILDPVACAMTLNLLEAVVSEEGTLKIALKDGEKFPLGGKTGTVQSPKEAQKRWGSRKGVRDVWFAGVNPNLVTAVWVGNDLGAPFPGSGSGTSGSIWFRYVSHVARTLGFGDSLITPFNGDYVKVDICAETGGILSNEAECKHPLYGQYYYVGDQPGGGTSTPTVTQTEGNNSANGSDEALSGEDAVELELPASKEDPNDD; encoded by the coding sequence ATGAACATCAAAGATCGTATCCTTGGAATTTTAGCTTCTATCCTCCAATATTCTAAAACAAACTGGAGATCCCTCCTTAAATACTCGGTCATTTCCGGGATTGTAATCTTTTCCTTTCTGATCGGTGGATCTTACGTTGTATGGCTCACCAAACAGGAAGAAGTCGCCCGGAATTTGGAAACTTTCCAAAGAGAAGTTTCCGACGCTTATGATCCGAACGAAATCAAACCGATCCGTATTCTGGACAAAAACGGAAAATTAATCGGAGAATTCTCGCGTAGAAAATTCAGACCTATTCGCACAGACAATTTAACGAATCATGGAAATATAATATGGGCTCTACTCAGTTCCGAAGATAGAGACTTCTATGAGCATAGCGGCGTAAATTTTACCGCGTTACTTAGAGCGGTCATAGTCAATCTGACTACTTTCCAAAAACAGGGAGGCTCCACTCTTACCCAACAGTTGGCAAAACTCACTTTAGATTTGGGAGCTCGGAATGTATTCAATAAACTCACCGAGTTTTATTGTACGTTCTACCTGGAAAGCAAGTTCGATAAGAATACGATCCTCGCAATGTATCTAAATCGTATCTTCTTGGGAGAAGGAAATACAGGAGTAGAAGAAGCTTCTCGTTATTACTTTAATAAACCTGCATACGAGTTGACTCCCGCAGAAGCAGCTCTGCTTGTAGGAACAATTCCGGCTCCTTCTAACTATAATGCCGTTCGAAATCCAAAGATAGCTCTTAAAAGACAAAAGATGGTGATGACTGTTATGGGTAAAAACCAAAACCTTCATCCGAATCCTAAATCCATCGAAAAAGATTTTGAGAAGAAGGTAGATGCGAATATCCGCAAGTTCAGATCCTTTTACGCCGTAGAAGAGACCAAGGAAGAAGAGGACAAAGTTGTCATTACTTCCGAAATAGGAAAATACGGATTCGATAAGGATTTTACAATCAATTTGGCTTCCGATTTTAACTTCGGCATCCGCCAATTCGTTATCGAAAATTTTTCAGAGATAGATCTGGAAAGTCGTGGTATGAATGTGTACACCACATTAGATTATGATAAACAAGAAGCAGCGGAACGTTCTCTTAGAGAAGGAATAGAAGCAGTCCGTAAAAAACTTTCCGAAGATAAAGCAAATTATGTAAAAGCTGGCAAAACGGAAGAAGTTTCGAAACAAAACAAGATCATAGAGAACATGAATGGAAGTTTGATCTCCATCAATCCTACGAACGGATATGTGGAGGCGATGGTTGGAAGTTACAAAATTTCTAATATATTCAGACTGAATCGTGCAGTTTCTGCCGTGAGACAACCTGGTTCCGTGATCAAGGGACTTGTATATCTGATGGCATTCGAAAAGAGAATAGCCACTCCGACTTCTATCGTCGTGGATGAGCCGATCAAGATTAGAGGTTACGCTCCGAAAAACTGGTATAAGGGTCATAGAGGTGCAATGCAGGTCCGAACTGCATTTGCTCAGTCCGTAAACACGATCGCAGTCAAATTCATGGATGAGATAGGTGTAGGTGATTTTATCCATACCTTAGGAAAAATTTTGGATCTGGACAGTTCCGAGTTGAGTAGAAGGTTCCAGCACAATCTAACATTAGCCCTTGGTTCGGGAGAATTATCTCCTAAAGAGTTGGCAACCGTGTATGCAACAATTGCAAATAACGGTAAAAAAGTAAAACCGGTGGAAATCCTAAGGATCACAGACTTCGAAGGATCCGAACTTTATGTAAACCTTCTTCCTGATCCGAAAGAAGCAGAGCAGATTTTAGATCCTGTCGCTTGCGCCATGACATTAAACTTATTAGAAGCAGTCGTCTCAGAAGAAGGTACACTTAAGATCGCATTAAAGGACGGAGAAAAATTCCCACTTGGGGGAAAGACAGGAACTGTTCAATCTCCTAAAGAAGCTCAAAAACGTTGGGGCTCCAGAAAAGGGGTTCGAGATGTTTGGTTTGCAGGTGTAAATCCGAATTTAGTCACTGCAGTTTGGGTAGGTAACGATCTAGGTGCGCCATTCCCCGGTTCCGGTTCGGGCACGAGCGGTTCCATCTGGTTTAGATATGTTTCTCATGTGGCAAGAACATTAGGTTTTGGTGATAGTCTAATTACTCCATTTAACGGAGATTATGTGAAAGTGGATATCTGCGCGGAAACTGGCGGAATTTTGTCCAACGAGGCAGAATGTAAACATCCTTTATATGGACAGTATTATTACGTGGGAGACCAACCTGGCGGAGGAACAAGCACTCCAACAGTCACCCAAACAGAAGGAAATAATTCCGCAAACGGTTCTGACGAAGCACTTTCCGGAGAAGACGCAGTAGAACTAGAACTTCCAGCATCTAAGGAAGATCCGAACGACGATTAG
- a CDS encoding class I SAM-dependent methyltransferase has translation MEDLPYKKEISLRHHSSLPAKSEIWPKVRLLFGREGIPTDLSHLYLNEDGESWANLGYWENTNEYGTACANLAEHLGKLAGLDSNSKLLDLGFGCGDQFRIWENTFGVNVSNIYGINISKIQIEFTKRRYEGRLGSPNLILGSVEGLTEFEDKTFDVVLALDSLYFIPNRNKLVQEIYRILKPGGVFVSAEILFSDRKISYWETFKRNLISRMAKMSSDLKKVEGIVSEYSALGFNFEVLERIDPFVFPGFSQFILEKIKSGKKIPKRLSGRYEMLGEYFGSETIKKHFEYWIYKVRKPE, from the coding sequence ATGGAAGACCTGCCTTACAAAAAAGAAATTTCTCTGCGCCACCACTCTTCTTTACCTGCAAAGTCGGAGATCTGGCCCAAGGTCAGGCTATTATTCGGAAGAGAAGGAATTCCTACCGACCTTTCTCATCTCTATTTGAACGAAGATGGAGAATCCTGGGCCAATCTCGGCTATTGGGAAAACACGAATGAATACGGCACAGCCTGTGCAAACCTAGCAGAACATTTAGGAAAATTAGCAGGACTGGATTCGAATTCTAAATTATTAGATCTGGGATTTGGATGCGGGGATCAATTTAGAATTTGGGAGAATACATTTGGAGTGAATGTTTCGAATATATACGGAATTAATATCTCTAAGATCCAGATAGAATTCACAAAAAGACGTTATGAAGGACGGCTTGGTTCTCCCAATTTAATTTTGGGAAGTGTAGAAGGTTTAACTGAATTCGAGGACAAAACCTTTGATGTAGTGCTCGCTCTGGATAGTTTATATTTTATACCGAATCGAAATAAATTGGTTCAAGAAATTTATAGGATTTTAAAACCGGGCGGAGTATTCGTATCGGCCGAGATACTATTCTCCGATCGAAAAATTTCCTATTGGGAAACTTTCAAAAGGAATTTAATTTCTAGGATGGCAAAGATGTCTTCCGATCTAAAAAAGGTAGAAGGGATTGTATCCGAATATTCGGCGTTAGGATTTAACTTCGAAGTTTTAGAAAGAATAGATCCGTTCGTATTTCCCGGTTTCTCCCAATTTATATTAGAAAAGATTAAATCGGGAAAAAAAATCCCAAAACGACTCTCAGGAAGATACGAAATGTTAGGGGAATATTTCGGCTCCGAAACGATCAAGAAACATTTCGAATATTGGATTTATAAGGTCAGAAAACCTGAGTAA